The DNA window ATTTCGTCATGGTGCAGGTTTGAcaccacctctctctctcttctctctctctttctctaggCTCCTTTTCAATGTGggcgtgtgtgagtgagtgagagagagagtgtgtgtgcgcctgtgtgcTGTCACACTTTGTTTTGCATGTTCAGCCTAGTCCCGGGCACTCCTCTTCAGGAAGACGGTTTCGGCACTCAGTGTGCGTCATTGCGCAATCTTGCACATGTACAACAGTGTCCCACTTTATGTCCCCAGCATGAAGAAAATAGGAGCTTCTGGAAGAcatgtgtctctctctgtcacgattgtgtgcgtgtatgtgtgtgtgtgtgtgtatgttgtcTTCTCCACAACAAATCTGTCCTTTGATTCACGGTCACGTGTCAGATATATTTCCTTTCCCACCTGCTCCATCCCCTTTGTGCTGTCTTTAGAGGTGAGGGCTGACTGCAAATCTTCCCATTTCTCTCCTTTATTTGACTCATCCATCTCTCCTCTGTGTCCCAGGAGAGGCCTCAACCCTCCCCACAGAGTCAAGTCCATCTCCATGACAACTTTCTcccaacaggaagtagaattcCTCCAAAACCATGGCAATGAGGTGAGTGAAGTCCCAGCTGGGGGCCCGATGCATCGTGTTTGCTTCACTTTAGAAAACttcgaggaaaaaaaaaagaaagacgtgCAGCTGAATGTGATTTCTTCCTGTTGTTGACACTGCGGAGTCGTCCGAGGACATCAGCtaccatttccttttttttcctcttctttggtCCAAATTCAAGGTTAAAACTGTCTGTTTGTGGTTCTGATATGGAATGTGAAACGCCCCTTGAGACTACCAGTCCAACCAGTCTTTGTGgcagtgcctttttttttttttttttttggacgaggaggagggggggggggagaataCTAGTGCCAACCTCATACTGTGCCAAGAAACAAAAGGATGGGGCACTTTATGTCCCACAAAACCACGATCTATttcctttctgtgtgtgtgtgttttttttaaaaccagggTTTAAACTCTGAACAGACCCCATTTTAACCAAAAGTCAAACAAAAGCACCCTATCAAAATCTCTTCCTTTATTTACCTTTATTTAACTAGCAGGGTTTGGTGACATCAGAACCCTCTCACAACAGAGACCCAGCCAAATAAAACATCCAAATATTTATGtaaatgcaaagaaaaacaaccGTGTCTCTTACCAAACGTTctgtgtgatgttttttttttttaaataaactaaacaatTAATATGAGAATACTTGAAATTATATGTTTCTGGAAAGTGCTTCATATCCGTGGTGCGTCATAAGAAAATGCTGTTTTCTGCACGTCCGTCGGGACCCGCAGCTACGTTAAAAAGCGGCCGTTTGCAGGATTGTAACTGATAACAGTTGGAGCTGAGGCAGAGGATGGTACAGAGGTGAACTTGCCGTTTACTCAGTGTTTGTTTATGCCAAGAGTGTTGAACTTATTTGAGTGTTTGGGCTACAGTTAGATCCAAAAGTGGGCCGTACCTGTACAGCCTTTTTATAATAACATATAAAAAGCACTTCCCCCTTTATCTGACCTGAGTGTGTTGGAACtaaacattctttttttttttttttttaataactttatGATTTTAACTTTGTGATTCAAGAGCTGGACAAATACCTTGTCCAGCTCTTGAAAtccttttaaatttttaaatgtttctacTCTCGTGTAACAATTCTGGGAATAGCGCATCATTAGCAGCAGTGCATTTTATTGAAATACTGGAAGTATTAATGATAtcgctctgttttctttgtagaaACCTGGAAAATTGACCAGTGGTGCAGATCAGCAGGCTattttaggattcattttatgCAGCTTAGCTATTTTTGTCAGTACTGAGTGATATCTCTTATTACTTATTATTTAACAAAGCCTGACATTATCTTCTAGAGTTTAAATGAAGGCTTCAAATCGGTTCGTCTTGGTCCAGAAAAACCTAGAAATTCgatataaaaagaaataaaaccctCACGTCATCAAAATGAAGTTTTGATATATTTTCCAACTTCCATATTAATATAATACCAATCAGTCCAGCTGGTTGAGCTACAATTACTTCAACTTAGATTATTATGGTAATTATTGTTTATTTCTGTAGTTTGAAAACTTAATTACCAAGTTAATTAAACCTCATTTTGGTGCTGAAATGTGATTGGATTGcataagccccccccccccccctcacagCATCCACTTCAGGAGCCACTGGTTCAGGCAGCTCTCTCTGCTGAGCATATACCAGTAAGTGGTAAAGAGTTTGAGGCTATCAGCACAAGTGCTTATCAGTTTTTATTAGCTTGTTGTTGGCCGGGGTCTGTGAGTCAAGTGTAATGTGCAGAGAAGCATAGGTGTGCATCGTCCAGCTTTTCCTTTCTCATCATCCTCTGAAGAGTGATCCGGATCATGATTCGCTGCCAGTAATATTTGCTGCACTCTTGCACCGGAGATGAGTCACTGATGAGAAAATCTGTGTGTATATCTGAGAGACTCTCTGAGATTAAATGTCAAACAAAAACCAGGGATTGCTCTCATTTTCTACTCAGGGAATCGGAAACTCACTAaccctctttttgtttttgatggatCAGTCCCAAGCAGCGTGGTTTTAATGTGACTTCTTGGAAATGTGTGTCTTCAGGTGGGCAGAAGGACGTGGCTGTGCGTGTTTGACCCAAAGAATGACGGCTGCTCCGACATGAAGGACTCACAGAAGTTCAAAGAGTTCCTTCAAGATAAATATGAGAAGAAAAAATGGTGAGAGCTTGGCCTCCGCCTGCATATAACCAAATTATAATATATACTGATGgaagcagagaaaagcatcttaatttttattcagttcatttatttattttaaatcaatttttatGTAGAAAATTCGGTTTAAAAAAGCCCAGCAAATGTTCAAGTTTGCATGTTAATAGttaaaagcctttaaaataacaaaataaaaccttttACAGTAAGAATGTTTATTATttacaatattttttaattagCACCATTATTGAGTAAATATGTTAGTCTGTTTAAAACAGAGCAGCTTAAAAACAGcaaatgttagcatgctaatatTTCAAACTAAAGTAGCAAACTTGCTAATTAGCAGAGTGCTGTACTTCCTGCTGTTAAAGGGTAAtatgagtaaaaataaaaaccctttCAGTATTGTACATATGTACAAATGCAAATGgctataaaaagaaaattaattagAATGATTATTTTGAGCATGATAGCATGCTGACGTTAGCATTTAGCtcagtttttattgtgttacAGAGCTGCTAGCATTTGGCTGTTCTGCTTGTgcaataaacatatttaaaagtgTAACTGTAAAAAGAGTCATTTTGAGAGGTTAAAAGGGAACacaaagtaaaatgaaaacaatagcTAATTAGGGTTGTGTTAAAGTTAGGCTTTCCATGTTTGAATAAGAGATATTTGCTCAGAAAAATTAGCTGAAGGCTAATAGCTGCTTATTTTCAAGCTTAGAGAATGCTCTCAATCTTCTTGTTTAGCAAATGAATGACCAGATGTCAAGCTTTAATTGTGTTGCTAATGAGACTGGTTAGTTACACTGCATCATTTGTGTTTCGCAGGCATTTTTCCAAAAGTAAGAACCGGAGAGATATGGAGGGTCCTTGGAGTCCAGGGGTTCAGGCTATGCCCCCTTCTCATGGTCCCTTAGCGAGCCAGGGTCTATCCCATAACATGCCTCCAAATGCCAGAGCCACGAGACCACTGGTAAGAGGCTAAAGGTGTGGTAGTTGTCTGTGAAACGGGTGGAGGTAAAGTGAGGGGAGTGAAAGTGAGAAGACGAGGGTGGTATACGTGTGtggttttaaataaataaataaaaagaggaaGGGAAAGTAGAGGAGATTTTCAAAGGGTATCGAAAAAAGGATAGAAAGTGAAGAAATGACCTGAATTCGCCGCGGCACAGAGACAAAGACTGATGGTTCGGACAGTCGGAGGGCCAGGTAGCCTCGACTTCAAAGCCTCTGCTTATGAATTATTGAGAAAGGATGAAAGAGACTCACTTCCTCTGGCTTTGTGTCTCTCTTTCTACCCTCCATCTGCTTCTCTTCTGTCTCCTTCGATCTCTCATCCTCCAGTCTCAGTCCCAGCTGCCGTCTTGGGATCGAGCCCCCGCCATCTCTCCCGCCGACATGCGGACAGACGCGTTCACGGCTCGGCCGTCGCGCTCCCAAAGCTTTAGAGACCCCCCTCTGAAAGGTGAGAGGAAGATTTGTTTGTGGCATCGTCATGTGCTTATCTCttcttttaaaattgtttttaatgcatcttttgtttctttcctaCGAAGATCCCACCCTGTGTGGGATAGAAAGACAGCGACCAGGCTCTTTGTCGTCAACACTGGGAGGTCAGAACCACGGTCCCTCATTCCCCGCCCTTCCACGGCCTTCAGGTGTGCCCTCCGCCCACTGGATGCTTTGTGCCACTGTTAGTAGTAAACTTATGAAGGCTTTCACAAGTTTACTACTAATGTGTCTCCTACCAGCTGTGTAGTAAAGTGCCACAGTGTTTGTTGTATTTGGGAAGCTAGTTCCTCCTCTTATGTGATCTTAGGAAAGATTCCTGGTTAATAAATAGACACTGTGCTTTCTCTGTTCTATTCCTGACGCCTCTAGCAAGAACATTTGGCAGTGCATCGTTCACTGTGTAAAGATCATTGAATATTTTCGCTGATTCTCACTGATGTCGCTCTCCGCTCATCAGAGCCGGCGAGTGGCAGATTCATGCGACGCCAGTGGCACTCACTTGTTTCTCCTTATCTCCCCTCCTCTTTTCTCCTCTGTCTTCTCCCTCTCTTCTCCAACCACGTAGCCAGTAGCTCGTTCAAAAACCACTTCACTTTAGGTAAGATGCATCTCCGGCCGATGCttttgagtgtgtgcgtgtgcgctcGTGTGAATGCTGAAATCAATAAGCTCTTCCAATGCTGTATCATTCATAATAGATGGCCAATCTGCGGGGCGCGGCGGTGCTTAGCGAGCATCACATGCATGTGAGTTGGGGTTTGTTTCAGAGCGGCCTGAGGGGAGAGGCGACGCAGCACTCTGTATTCATTTAGCCAGCGAGTCGTGGCTGGCCAGTGTCACATACTGCAATTGGGGTCAATGTTTTTCTTCATCACTCAGGTTTCCCACTTCAAAGCCCAGATCTGAAGCCTAGGAGTgtcaaggacacacacacacacacacacacacacacacacacacacacacacacacacacactgttcccTCCCTCAGAGGAAAAAGAACAAGTTTAAAGTGGGGCTATTTTTAGGccggagctgctgctgctgcccccGTCAGCAGAGGGCCGCTGATATTTCGCACCACGTTGGCGTTGAAGCACTTCAGAACTATGTAGGGCACAGCTGTAATCGCGCCATACACATTTAACACCCACAACAATATGCTAGGGAGTTCAGGTATGCTCTCAAAGACGGAAAAACATGCAGATACCAGCAGATAAGCTGCATCAGGTCCATTCTGCTCTGGTGTTTGTGTCTTCATGGAGACCATGTTGGATTTTAACTTCTGATCCCATGCTCATAGCTAACTGGCTGATCCAGACTCTGATATTTTGCTACAAACACTGATGTTAAACGTCATTTCCTGTCTTTGTTAACTTCTAACAATTGCATCTAAGAAGTTTCTGGCTTGCTGCTTTcctgtggtgtttttttttttttttaatccctaaACACgatgagtgtgtgtgctttaTTTAGTACAGtctaagctaatgctgctatTTCTACACCTCATAGCATGAGGATCTTTACATGGCGTGAGATAATTTTCTTCTATATGTAGTGAATGGGCTGTGTTATGTCAGAGTTACTTGCGAATTATTGTATGTTATTTGAATTTGATGCTTCAGGTTCGAACAATCACATTTTAAACATCTACCTGTTAGTACATACTAATCTGCGATCTCTCTTTCAGGTCGGACAGTGTCGGCCTCGGGGGCTACGGGCCCCTTCAGGGCCTTCCCCAAGTCTCTGAGCGTGGACTTTGGAGGTCTGAACCATCCCCAACCACAGCCTCTGCCTCAGTCTCTGTCCCAGCCGCAGCAGCAGCCTCAGCAACAGCAGCCTGTTGGCATAGGTCAGACGACACCGCCGGTCAGCAGCGGCAGTGCCCAGGATAGGTACGCTGCCGTGTCACAGCTGGACAGCGTCTTCTCTGAAACAACATCGGTCACAGGTACGATGTTTTTATCAGTCGAAGCTTTAATACTTTTTGTATCAGTGTAGTTCAGAGGCTTTTGCACAGTTGCATTTATTTCACAGCTTTTTGTATTTGTGTAAGGTGTgcacatagactgtatataaaagacgaCGATAgctgttcttgttttttctttttttcttttttaaatcttaactTTAGCTTTGCCTTGTTTTATTGCAACCACAGGTGACCATACAGAGACAGGAAGCTGGAGTGTTAAGTTCTAACATGAGACTAGCAAGCGTTTCACACACGGAGACAGGATGTGCAAATTAGTCTTAAGTGACACCAAGTAATAAATATTAGAATATGACTCACCGAAACTGTTGCACACACTTCCTGTAAGGGATGTGAGTGCAGTTGACTACACAGGAAGGTGTATTTGCATCATAAATGCTCTAAAGGGACCAAAACCACAAAGATGTTTGAGAGTTACTGTGACTATAATTAGCTAAAGACTGGCAGACAGGTAGTTGGCTAGCCTACGTCCAGGTTTTACTCAAAGTGGCCTCACCCCTTGATGACGAGTAACCTTAATTTGTTTGTGGGCAGGGTATGATGAAACAAAAATTCCCACCATGtgtaatagtgtgtgtgtgtgtgtggggtggggtggggggggattGGCCGTAGAAACTGAAAAGGTTTCTGTACCAAAGTTGGGGATTTTAATGGATTGAATCGGGTTTGGAGCCTCgagtggccattagaggaactgcaccATCGGCTTCGTATTTTCGACTCGGTCTCTCCACTTGATTGTGGATTGAGTTTTACCAAAAAGTGCTGGTCCTCCAGGCCCCCCACTCAAAAATCTTCactgtcctgtcaaacacagattaaaaaaaaaatttactcAAGAAAACGAATCCAATTTTATAAACTGaagaactttctttttttccagtctCATTAATCCTCTCACAACCTCTCTGACTAATCAGGAGGAGGGACTAAACTCCCTGCCTGAACAGAGAATAATTAAACCTTGCTTCAGCTTGACCTGATTACTTTTTCCCCATTGTTTCAGTAGCACTCTGGCTTCAATAAAGACCCGAGCACATCTTCCAGCACTGTGTAACAGATAGTTTGATTTGAGGGCTTCGCGTGTGCAGATTGTCGCGGTCAGCTCAGCTTGGTTGCATAACATCCTTACTCCAAATGCCAAGGCTTTTAGCAGCTGAATTATGCTCATTGTGTTTGCTCCAGATCGTGCACAGCGTGATTCAAAGGACCTTGTTGATAGGTTTtggaatcagctgtgtttgcGTTATAACTAAGCCGGCTGCTTTAATGCACAGCATTCGTGTGAGAGGCCTGCTAAGCTCTGCTGCTTTCCAGCGTCATCGCTGCCTCCCCTGCTTGGCAGAGTAGGGAGGTTATTGATTTTCTGCCTCGGCTCACTTTTGATTCATATCAAGCTGAACATGAAGATGATATTTTATTCAGGGCGTTTGTAATTCTTTTGTTCTGTGATGACTTGCATGCACGGGATCAGCAGTTTGGACTGTTTTAAAGGTTTTTGCTCACATATCAAGATCATAGCACTGCTCGAGCTCGTAAA is part of the Maylandia zebra isolate NMK-2024a linkage group LG3, Mzebra_GT3a, whole genome shotgun sequence genome and encodes:
- the agfg2 gene encoding arf-GAP domain and FG repeat-containing protein 2 isoform X3, whose product is MTTFSQQEVEFLQNHGNEVGRRTWLCVFDPKNDGCSDMKDSQKFKEFLQDKYEKKKWHFSKSKNRRDMEGPWSPGVQAMPPSHGPLASQGLSHNMPPNARATRPLSQSQLPSWDRAPAISPADMRTDAFTARPSRSQSFRDPPLKDPTLCGIERQRPGSLSSTLGGQNHGPSFPALPRPSASSSFKNHFTLGRTVSASGATGPFRAFPKSLSVDFGGLNHPQPQPLPQSLSQPQQQPQQQQPVGIGQTTPPVSSGSAQDRYAAVSQLDSVFSETTSVTAPPGGPPQYSAIFGSRLSSSSTPASSPGVDTVSSSQSFANFPNPFSSSSSSSSASQQPVALSPSNPFSNASGGDSSAFVTSPTSVFPPSGAFPAAATQNAFPHESATNQEANGFASFPTSDFQSKVPRPMSVNPFTGNVYPSRGTSKNPFI
- the agfg2 gene encoding arf-GAP domain and FG repeat-containing protein 2 isoform X2, with the translated sequence MSNRKHRDNQEICARKVRELAQSGVNKHCFECNQPGVTYTDITVGSFVCTSCSGMLRGLNPPHRVKSISMTTFSQQEVEFLQNHGNEVGRRTWLCVFDPKNDGCSDMKDSQKFKEFLQDKYEKKKWHFSKSKNRRDMEGPWSPGVQAMPPSHGPLASQGLSHNMPPNARATRPLSQSQLPSWDRAPAISPADMRTDAFTARPSRSQSFRDPPLKDPTLCGIERQRPGSLSSTLGGQNHGPSFPALPRPSGRTVSASGATGPFRAFPKSLSVDFGGLNHPQPQPLPQSLSQPQQQPQQQQPVGIGQTTPPVSSGSAQDRYAAVSQLDSVFSETTSVTAPPGGPPQYSAIFGSRLSSSSTPASSPGVDTVSSSQSFANFPNPFSSSSSSSSASQQPVALSPSNPFSNASGGDSSAFVTSPTSVFPPSGAFPAAATQNAFPHESATNQEANGFASFPTSDFQSKVPRPMSVNPFTGNVYPSRGTSKNPFI
- the agfg2 gene encoding arf-GAP domain and FG repeat-containing protein 2 isoform X1; the protein is MSNRKHRDNQEICARKVRELAQSGVNKHCFECNQPGVTYTDITVGSFVCTSCSGMLRGLNPPHRVKSISMTTFSQQEVEFLQNHGNEVGRRTWLCVFDPKNDGCSDMKDSQKFKEFLQDKYEKKKWHFSKSKNRRDMEGPWSPGVQAMPPSHGPLASQGLSHNMPPNARATRPLSQSQLPSWDRAPAISPADMRTDAFTARPSRSQSFRDPPLKDPTLCGIERQRPGSLSSTLGGQNHGPSFPALPRPSASSSFKNHFTLGRTVSASGATGPFRAFPKSLSVDFGGLNHPQPQPLPQSLSQPQQQPQQQQPVGIGQTTPPVSSGSAQDRYAAVSQLDSVFSETTSVTAPPGGPPQYSAIFGSRLSSSSTPASSPGVDTVSSSQSFANFPNPFSSSSSSSSASQQPVALSPSNPFSNASGGDSSAFVTSPTSVFPPSGAFPAAATQNAFPHESATNQEANGFASFPTSDFQSKVPRPMSVNPFTGNVYPSRGTSKNPFI